A genomic window from Shewanella vesiculosa includes:
- the hsdR gene encoding EcoAI/FtnUII family type I restriction enzme subunit R has translation MSRNESETRAELISPKLILNGWGKANHSFIRREVSITAGRILGGGKRASSLSADYVLEFQGRKLAAVEAKRESLSYTEGVRQAKDYAQRLQCRFAYATNGHEIYQIDMLTGDEQLVDNYLSPAEMWRLCFEPATGKTEPDYTAAWRERFAQIPFECKGDWQPRYYQENAINQALEAISQGKDRILLTLATGTGKTCIAFQLSWKLFHSRWSLQAANNPSNAKKRPRILFLADRNVLTKQAFNDFGAFGEDAVVRITPKEIKKTKGVPKNASIFMAIFQTLMTDSAHNSGKLNSIDIEEIEDEDFEQAVITDTSNCNFRQYPEDFFDFIIIDECHRGGANDESSWREILNYFAPAVQLGLTATPKRTDNADSYKYFGDPVYSYTLKQGISDGFLTPFKVYPIVGTMDEYVYTPGDAVTFKGEPEPGKVYKESDFNRIITMPQREQKRVQYWVDHINPSEKTIVFCATQDHAGMVRDFINQYAVKQGWTTNPSYCVRITANDGAAGENDLRTFCDNEKTIPTILTTSRKLSTGVDARNVRNIVLMRECKNMIEFKQIIGRGTRLYDGKSFFTVYDFVKAHHNFSDPEWDGEPLPPDDKPDAEPCDICKAKPCICVCGVCGFNPCNCENDTSEPPCSKCTQSPCQCPDNGTDEPCTNCGNTPCSCDTGEGCGGTGKPEKIFITLTDGKARQIQHMKSVLFMGADGGMLTAKQFVEQLFGDLPRFFGNEDQLRQIWSNPSTREKLLADLYEAGYDDEKLDSMKDIIDAKDSDVYDLLSFVAYAKETHTRKERVATARPSISSEFSYKQVEFIEFILDKYIEDGEQELAAKKMRSLVELKYNTISDAAAEFGSPAAIRDTFIGFQKYLYE, from the coding sequence ATGAGCAGAAACGAATCTGAAACCCGTGCAGAGTTAATCTCGCCGAAATTGATTTTGAATGGTTGGGGTAAAGCTAACCATAGCTTCATTCGTCGTGAAGTTTCTATTACTGCTGGGCGTATTTTAGGTGGTGGTAAACGTGCTTCAAGCCTAAGTGCTGATTATGTTTTGGAGTTTCAGGGACGTAAATTAGCAGCAGTTGAAGCCAAAAGAGAAAGCCTAAGTTACACCGAAGGCGTTCGCCAAGCGAAAGACTATGCTCAGCGTTTGCAGTGCCGCTTTGCTTATGCTACTAACGGTCATGAAATTTACCAAATAGATATGTTGACGGGCGACGAGCAGCTAGTTGACAACTACTTAAGCCCAGCTGAAATGTGGCGCCTATGCTTTGAGCCAGCCACAGGAAAAACAGAACCTGATTATACCGCTGCATGGCGTGAAAGATTTGCGCAAATACCTTTTGAATGTAAAGGTGACTGGCAGCCTCGTTATTACCAAGAAAACGCCATTAACCAAGCATTAGAGGCCATATCTCAAGGGAAAGACCGTATTCTACTGACTCTTGCAACAGGCACGGGTAAAACCTGTATTGCCTTTCAACTGTCATGGAAGTTGTTCCACAGCCGTTGGAGTTTACAAGCGGCAAATAATCCGAGTAACGCAAAAAAACGCCCCCGCATATTGTTCTTAGCCGACCGTAATGTCTTAACCAAGCAAGCCTTTAATGACTTTGGTGCTTTTGGTGAAGATGCGGTAGTTCGCATTACCCCAAAAGAAATTAAAAAGACCAAAGGCGTACCTAAAAATGCCAGTATCTTTATGGCAATTTTCCAAACCTTAATGACTGATAGTGCCCACAACAGTGGCAAGCTAAATAGCATTGACATAGAAGAGATTGAAGACGAAGATTTTGAGCAAGCGGTTATTACCGATACTAGCAACTGTAATTTCAGGCAATACCCAGAAGACTTCTTCGACTTCATTATTATTGACGAATGTCACCGTGGTGGTGCCAATGATGAAAGCTCGTGGCGTGAAATCCTTAACTACTTCGCTCCTGCGGTACAACTAGGTTTAACCGCTACGCCAAAACGTACCGACAATGCAGACAGTTACAAATATTTTGGCGACCCCGTTTACAGCTACACCTTAAAACAAGGTATTAGTGACGGCTTTTTAACGCCATTTAAGGTATATCCTATTGTCGGCACTATGGATGAATACGTGTATACCCCTGGCGATGCGGTGACGTTTAAAGGTGAGCCCGAGCCTGGCAAAGTGTATAAAGAGAGTGACTTTAATCGCATCATCACCATGCCACAACGTGAACAAAAGCGTGTGCAGTATTGGGTGGATCATATTAACCCATCTGAGAAAACCATCGTGTTTTGTGCCACCCAAGATCACGCAGGCATGGTGCGCGATTTCATTAATCAATACGCCGTCAAACAAGGTTGGACGACAAACCCAAGCTATTGCGTGCGTATTACCGCTAACGATGGCGCAGCGGGTGAAAACGACCTACGTACATTCTGTGATAACGAAAAAACCATTCCCACTATATTAACCACTTCTCGTAAGTTATCGACAGGCGTAGATGCCCGTAATGTGCGCAACATTGTGTTAATGCGTGAATGTAAAAACATGATTGAGTTTAAGCAGATTATTGGCCGAGGTACGCGACTGTACGACGGTAAATCATTTTTTACCGTCTATGACTTTGTAAAAGCGCATCATAACTTTTCCGATCCTGAATGGGATGGAGAGCCATTACCGCCAGATGACAAACCTGACGCAGAGCCTTGTGATATTTGTAAAGCCAAACCGTGCATTTGTGTGTGTGGAGTTTGTGGTTTTAATCCGTGTAATTGCGAGAATGACACGTCAGAACCCCCTTGTAGCAAATGCACCCAATCACCTTGCCAATGTCCTGATAATGGAACTGATGAACCTTGTACCAACTGCGGCAATACTCCCTGTAGCTGTGATACAGGAGAGGGCTGTGGGGGAACTGGCAAGCCAGAAAAAATATTCATCACTCTAACCGACGGCAAAGCTCGCCAAATACAGCACATGAAAAGCGTATTATTTATGGGCGCTGATGGGGGAATGCTCACAGCCAAACAATTTGTTGAACAATTATTTGGCGATTTACCACGATTTTTTGGGAATGAAGATCAGTTACGCCAGATATGGAGTAATCCAAGCACCCGCGAAAAACTATTAGCTGATTTATATGAAGCTGGTTACGACGATGAAAAGCTCGATAGTATGAAAGACATTATCGACGCCAAAGACAGCGACGTATACGACCTCTTGTCATTTGTGGCCTACGCAAAAGAAACCCACACACGTAAAGAGCGTGTTGCAACCGCCAGACCTAGCATATCAAGTGAGTTTAGCTACAAGCAGGTCGAATTTATCGAATTCATTTTAGATAAATACATCGAAGATGGTGAACAAGAATTAGCAGCTAAGAAAATGCGCAGCTTAGTCGAACTTAAATACAACACCATAAGCGATGCCGCTGCCGAATTCGGCTCTCCCGCAGCAATACGAGACACGTTTATCGGGTTTCAGAAGTATTTGTATGAGTAA
- a CDS encoding leucyl aminopeptidase family protein translates to MTQVNKAVTAFQVPIIDVTSDGAIFEGEGWDAVVVIATSLAEIKQDEVSLLAAHARQIDMRVGKSATLLFAPGLAGGRLIISPVADSGNEYSDVRIFAKAAREGIAIAKAAGATKPLLVVPSVTDKRFANAEQVAALACGQELWQPLEAREAKSLPSSLTAIGLLNTATHSLLLNAAESGRVLARDLCGTEPERMSAIGFAQYCVDAFADSGLAVSVIDQAEQLKAQYPLLSAVGRSSFDVARHHPRVVKLEYIGEGTITKTLFFAGKGVVYDTGGADIKVAGSMAGMSRDKGGAAAVAGLMKALSILKPKGIKVVAELGLVRNSIGSDAFVTDEIIASHAGVRVRIGNTDAEGRLVLADLLSHLRLQAQTAVNPQLFSVATLTGHVVRAYGGYPALVENSVAKKQGVAATLAEVGQLWGEPFEVSQLRPEDFDKVADKNGAADVVSSNNGPSSITARGHQYPAAFLIKASGLAETELAFTHIDIAGSAVEGDPLYGKPTASPLVALLQFSFCR, encoded by the coding sequence ATGACCCAAGTGAATAAAGCGGTTACCGCGTTCCAAGTGCCAATTATTGATGTCACAAGTGATGGGGCTATTTTTGAAGGCGAAGGTTGGGACGCTGTTGTCGTGATAGCGACGAGTTTAGCTGAGATTAAACAAGATGAAGTGAGTTTGCTTGCTGCACACGCTCGCCAAATTGATATGCGTGTCGGTAAAAGTGCCACGCTCCTTTTTGCACCAGGGTTGGCCGGTGGTCGATTGATCATCTCTCCAGTGGCTGATAGCGGCAATGAGTATAGCGATGTGAGGATCTTTGCCAAAGCTGCTCGAGAAGGGATTGCCATTGCTAAAGCCGCAGGTGCCACTAAACCTTTATTAGTTGTACCAAGCGTAACTGACAAGCGTTTTGCTAATGCTGAACAAGTTGCCGCACTGGCGTGTGGACAAGAGCTTTGGCAACCGTTAGAAGCACGAGAAGCAAAGTCTTTGCCATCGAGTTTAACCGCGATTGGACTATTGAATACCGCTACCCATAGTTTATTACTTAATGCGGCAGAGTCTGGACGAGTATTGGCGCGCGATCTTTGTGGTACAGAACCTGAGCGTATGTCGGCTATTGGGTTTGCACAATATTGTGTTGATGCTTTTGCTGATAGCGGTTTGGCTGTATCTGTGATTGATCAAGCCGAGCAGTTAAAAGCGCAATATCCATTATTAAGCGCTGTTGGCAGAAGCTCTTTTGATGTGGCTCGTCATCATCCACGAGTGGTAAAGCTTGAATATATTGGTGAAGGCACTATTACCAAAACCTTATTCTTTGCGGGTAAAGGCGTGGTTTACGACACTGGTGGCGCTGATATTAAAGTTGCCGGGTCAATGGCTGGCATGAGCCGTGATAAAGGTGGCGCAGCTGCGGTTGCCGGTTTAATGAAGGCGCTATCGATACTTAAACCTAAAGGGATCAAAGTGGTCGCCGAGCTTGGATTAGTGAGAAACAGTATTGGCAGTGATGCATTTGTTACCGATGAAATTATTGCCAGTCACGCAGGTGTGCGAGTCCGTATAGGTAATACCGATGCTGAAGGGCGTTTAGTGCTAGCCGATTTGTTATCCCATTTACGTTTACAGGCTCAAACTGCGGTTAATCCACAATTGTTTTCGGTGGCGACGTTAACCGGTCATGTTGTACGAGCCTACGGTGGTTACCCTGCATTAGTTGAAAATAGCGTGGCTAAAAAGCAAGGTGTTGCAGCAACATTAGCTGAAGTGGGGCAATTATGGGGGGAACCATTTGAGGTTTCACAATTACGTCCAGAAGACTTTGATAAAGTTGCCGATAAAAATGGCGCTGCAGATGTGGTGTCATCGAATAATGGTCCGTCTTCAATTACGGCTCGTGGGCATCAATATCCTGCCGCTTTCTTGATAAAAGCGTCTGGATTAGCCGAAACAGAACTGGCATTTACCCATATCGATATTGCAGGCAGTGCTGTTGAGGGCGATCCTCTCTACGGAAAGCCAACTGCAAGCCCTTTGGTTGCTTTATTACAGTTTTCTTTTTGTAGGTGA
- the dinB gene encoding DNA polymerase IV, translated as MRDFPELRGKPIAVGGRSDRRGVISTCSYEARKFGVRSAMSSYHALQLCPQLILVPGRMDVYKSVSVQIREIFHRYTDLVEPLSLDEAYLDVTDCDAHQGSATLIAKAIRNDIFETTGLTASAGIAPIKFLAKIASDLNKPNGQYVITPNQISDFVKDLPLSKIPGVGKVTSKKLADIGLTTCYDVQQYPKAQLIEVFGKFGHVLAERSQGIDPRQISPHRVRKSVGVETTLAKDIFTLEQCRQVLPQLIQELSARVHRSAKDRQIHKQVVKLKFNDFKQTTIEHRSDEMSINLFHDLLQQALLRSQGRGIRLLGVSVGLADTTLAVTDNPVAHITQLDLQF; from the coding sequence ATGCGCGATTTTCCTGAATTACGAGGAAAGCCCATTGCTGTTGGCGGCAGAAGTGATCGTCGCGGTGTGATAAGTACCTGCAGTTATGAGGCCCGCAAATTTGGCGTGCGAAGTGCTATGTCCAGTTATCATGCACTGCAGCTGTGTCCGCAGTTAATTTTAGTGCCAGGGCGCATGGATGTATATAAATCGGTGTCTGTGCAAATACGTGAGATCTTTCATCGATACACAGATCTTGTCGAACCCTTGTCTCTAGACGAAGCTTATCTTGATGTGACTGATTGCGATGCTCACCAAGGCAGTGCCACGTTAATTGCCAAGGCTATTCGAAATGATATATTTGAGACCACAGGTTTAACCGCCTCAGCGGGTATTGCACCGATTAAGTTTTTAGCTAAAATCGCTTCCGATTTAAATAAACCCAATGGCCAATATGTCATCACTCCTAATCAAATTAGTGATTTTGTAAAAGATCTTCCTCTGAGTAAAATTCCTGGCGTCGGTAAAGTCACTTCAAAAAAGTTAGCTGATATTGGCTTAACCACCTGCTACGACGTGCAACAGTATCCAAAAGCGCAATTAATTGAGGTATTTGGCAAATTTGGTCATGTATTAGCTGAGCGATCACAAGGGATAGATCCAAGACAAATTAGTCCGCATCGGGTACGAAAGTCTGTTGGGGTTGAAACTACGTTAGCCAAAGACATTTTTACCTTAGAGCAATGTCGTCAAGTATTACCACAGCTTATCCAAGAACTGAGTGCTCGGGTTCATCGCAGTGCTAAAGATAGACAGATCCACAAGCAAGTTGTGAAGCTGAAATTTAATGATTTTAAACAGACCACCATCGAACATCGCAGTGATGAAATGTCGATTAATTTGTTTCATGATTTACTGCAACAGGCTTTGCTGCGCAGCCAAGGGCGAGGTATTCGCTTATTGGGGGTTAGTGTTGGTTTAGCTGATACAACACTGGCTGTTACTGATAATCCAGTGGCACATATTACTCAGCTTGATTTGCAGTTTTAA
- the tnpB gene encoding IS66 family insertion sequence element accessory protein TnpB (TnpB, as the term is used for proteins encoded by IS66 family insertion elements, is considered an accessory protein, since TnpC, encoded by a neighboring gene, is a DDE family transposase.) — protein sequence MTPTGNVYLVSGVTDMRKSIDGLSLIVADTLEMDPFSQAWFIFCNRHRDKLKILFWDTNGFWLYYRRLEKGHFKWPVPKCDGAVHISKQQLQWLLSGLTLDNPKAHRPIFGLEV from the coding sequence ATGACTCCCACTGGTAACGTGTATTTAGTGTCCGGTGTCACCGACATGAGAAAGTCGATTGATGGATTATCATTAATCGTCGCAGACACACTTGAAATGGACCCCTTTAGCCAGGCCTGGTTTATCTTTTGTAATCGACACCGCGATAAGCTCAAAATATTATTTTGGGATACCAATGGATTTTGGCTTTATTATCGCCGCCTCGAAAAAGGCCACTTTAAGTGGCCGGTGCCTAAATGTGATGGCGCAGTTCATATCAGCAAGCAGCAATTACAGTGGCTATTATCGGGATTAACCTTAGATAATCCTAAGGCGCATCGACCCATATTTGGACTTGAAGTGTGA
- a CDS encoding aminoacyl-histidine dipeptidase, translating into MTALTQLYPQPLWQWFEQICAIPHPSKHEHALSQHIQQWAKAQGLAVVEDKVGNLIIRKPATAGMENCKIVVLQAHIDMVPQKNADKVHNFETDPIEAYVDGDWVKARGTTLGSDNGIGMSSALAVLGSKDIKHGPLEVLLTIDEEAGMTGAFGLEAGYLDAEILINTDSEQEGEIYMGCAGGVDAQISVPMSWQAPEQSNASFSLTMSGLKGGHSGVNIHLGRGNANKLLARFLFKYSDELALELVSFSGGSLRNAIPREANVQFMLPVENIDALKQAIESFQALVREELAVADPGMLLSLATIDAPTKVMGEEAQNTLIDLLHACPNGVMRMSDEVEGVTETSLNIGVISTEDESVEILCLIRSLIDSGREEVTGMLTALSNLSGASIDLSGAYPGWKPDTSSPVMAIVRDTYNDIYKKDPTVMVIHAGLECGLFKEPYPLMDMVSIGPTIRYPHSPDEMVNITTVGQYWELLLAVLERIPAKEA; encoded by the coding sequence GTGACTGCATTAACTCAATTATATCCTCAGCCTCTATGGCAATGGTTTGAACAAATTTGCGCTATTCCACATCCATCAAAGCATGAACATGCGTTATCACAACATATTCAGCAATGGGCAAAAGCTCAAGGCCTTGCGGTTGTTGAAGACAAAGTCGGTAACTTGATCATCCGTAAGCCTGCCACAGCAGGAATGGAAAACTGTAAAATAGTGGTGTTACAAGCGCACATTGATATGGTGCCGCAAAAAAATGCCGACAAAGTACATAACTTTGAAACCGATCCGATTGAAGCTTATGTAGACGGTGATTGGGTTAAAGCTAGAGGAACAACCTTAGGCTCTGATAACGGTATTGGTATGTCTTCGGCGCTGGCTGTTTTAGGCAGTAAAGACATTAAGCACGGGCCACTCGAAGTACTGCTCACCATTGATGAAGAAGCTGGCATGACGGGCGCTTTTGGTTTAGAAGCCGGTTACCTTGATGCAGAAATCTTAATCAACACCGACTCTGAGCAAGAAGGTGAAATCTACATGGGTTGTGCTGGAGGTGTTGATGCACAGATAAGTGTACCAATGTCTTGGCAAGCACCAGAACAAAGCAACGCCAGCTTTTCACTGACCATGTCAGGATTAAAAGGCGGTCACTCTGGGGTTAATATTCACCTTGGACGTGGTAATGCCAATAAGTTATTAGCGCGCTTTTTGTTTAAATACAGTGACGAATTAGCCCTAGAGCTAGTTAGCTTTAGTGGTGGCTCGCTGCGTAATGCCATTCCGCGTGAAGCTAACGTGCAATTTATGCTACCAGTAGAAAATATTGACGCACTAAAGCAAGCCATTGAATCGTTCCAAGCCCTAGTTCGTGAAGAATTAGCCGTTGCAGACCCAGGCATGCTACTGAGCTTAGCCACCATAGATGCACCCACCAAAGTCATGGGCGAAGAAGCGCAAAATACCTTAATCGACTTATTACATGCTTGCCCTAACGGCGTAATGCGCATGAGTGATGAAGTGGAAGGCGTCACTGAAACATCACTAAATATAGGCGTGATCAGCACTGAAGATGAAAGCGTAGAAATATTATGCCTTATTCGTTCATTAATTGATTCAGGTCGTGAAGAAGTCACCGGTATGCTAACCGCACTATCAAACCTATCGGGTGCTAGCATTGATTTAAGCGGTGCTTACCCGGGGTGGAAACCAGATACTAGCTCACCTGTAATGGCAATTGTGCGAGACACCTATAACGATATTTATAAAAAAGATCCTACGGTGATGGTTATCCATGCTGGTCTAGAATGTGGTTTATTTAAAGAGCCTTATCCTCTAATGGACATGGTCTCTATTGGGCCGACTATTCGTTATCCACATAGCCCTGATGAAATGGTCAACATCACCACTGTTGGTCAGTACTGGGAATTGCTACTTGCCGTATTAGAGCGTATTCCAGCTAAAGAAGCGTAA
- a CDS encoding DEAD/DEAH box helicase produces MNISGFTINDILWNGLRDCQQGSVQTALNYVRKPFNKDTKSCLISLPTGAGKSGVITVICHKATQRKVLVLCHRRAVCDQLFDEINGKFFSERAEGEDIPLKRAFDDVDDTSANGIYVSTFQKLQTFNQAQLDELKQNIDLVIIDEGHAEPSPVWRNLVRGMGAHKIVITATPYRNDLFQFDIDADASYIYTFEKALADGVLKEPDFETIETANLIASIHQFLDDNPNTKCIIKCNKFSDIEHYYDELNEDFSVLAIHEQFVGDVRVNVKATVPKKLKDTNYEVIIHQRKLDEGVDIPQAKLLVLTYAVNSGRELVQTIGRVVRLFGNVEPKVIEFEQNSNEQMWLNYRTFDTSLNSPSAVTKFIASLDINKLIELYLEAFPDASYYGNRFLSKFDLNSFNPERSLNIPTASICFLNQSLGFNAQLMSDTLYWRCNNAGELAKQFNTQWGIKVVVSIAFNKSKFLVDQFFFEPSLEVTLFKALTPNIVAIYDSRGRRFGNDKDLKIGSVVSQDKLLNVMALGGSATTKEASSKSVSTARKRPESIAVKGADLEQIANLQGNAAYRLSTMRFDTYDQKNQNEQKSGSYYVGVDSGRISDQKESSFSLVELNDWLNDMEATISSDADISSALVHSFAKPVAVNTDLQIESLIFDLSELESPINIAIGDEEFTLDNDFIYREYDGGFLLDSDVADSGITVQLQVDEPFLVLSSVSPMYYSLQAGDEPDSDIIDLLTERLHKALLENGVGYAKNKFYELKLPVENQFNIASSQLANVVIGLDSLKGANLDEKGYDHRVYQVVNQGFSTNSIFLSFRSN; encoded by the coding sequence TTGAATATTAGTGGTTTTACCATAAATGATATTTTATGGAATGGATTAAGAGATTGCCAACAAGGTAGTGTTCAAACTGCATTGAACTATGTTAGAAAGCCATTTAATAAAGATACTAAATCTTGTTTAATTAGTCTTCCAACAGGGGCTGGTAAATCGGGCGTAATTACGGTTATTTGCCATAAAGCGACCCAGAGGAAGGTATTAGTTTTATGTCATCGTAGAGCTGTTTGTGACCAACTTTTTGATGAAATAAATGGCAAGTTTTTTAGTGAGCGTGCCGAAGGCGAAGATATCCCATTAAAACGCGCATTTGATGATGTTGACGACACTTCGGCAAATGGCATCTATGTATCAACTTTTCAAAAGCTACAAACTTTCAATCAAGCACAGTTAGACGAATTAAAGCAAAATATTGACCTAGTGATAATAGATGAAGGTCATGCAGAACCTTCCCCTGTTTGGCGTAATTTGGTGCGTGGAATGGGCGCACATAAAATAGTTATTACCGCAACACCATATCGGAATGATCTATTCCAATTTGATATTGATGCGGATGCAAGTTACATCTACACCTTTGAAAAAGCATTAGCAGATGGTGTACTTAAAGAGCCTGACTTTGAAACAATAGAAACAGCAAACTTAATCGCTTCAATTCATCAGTTTCTGGATGATAACCCGAATACTAAGTGCATCATAAAATGTAATAAATTTAGTGATATTGAGCACTATTATGATGAATTAAACGAAGACTTTAGTGTGTTGGCAATTCATGAGCAGTTTGTGGGCGATGTACGAGTTAATGTAAAGGCAACTGTACCGAAGAAACTAAAAGACACAAACTATGAGGTAATTATTCATCAGCGTAAGTTAGATGAAGGTGTAGATATTCCTCAGGCTAAATTGTTGGTGTTAACGTATGCCGTTAATAGCGGTAGAGAACTTGTGCAAACTATTGGCCGTGTTGTCCGTTTATTTGGCAATGTAGAGCCTAAAGTTATAGAGTTTGAACAAAATTCCAATGAGCAAATGTGGCTAAACTATAGAACATTTGATACTTCACTTAATAGCCCATCAGCGGTAACTAAATTTATTGCATCATTAGATATTAACAAATTGATAGAGCTTTATTTAGAAGCTTTTCCTGATGCTAGCTATTACGGCAATCGATTTCTAAGTAAGTTTGATCTTAATTCCTTTAACCCTGAGCGATCTCTAAACATCCCCACTGCTTCAATTTGTTTTTTGAATCAATCGTTAGGTTTTAATGCTCAGCTTATGTCTGATACTTTGTATTGGCGATGTAATAACGCAGGGGAATTAGCAAAACAATTTAATACGCAATGGGGTATCAAAGTTGTTGTTTCTATCGCTTTTAACAAATCTAAGTTTTTAGTTGATCAATTCTTCTTCGAACCATCATTAGAAGTTACGCTCTTTAAAGCACTAACACCCAATATTGTCGCTATTTACGATAGTAGAGGTCGCAGGTTTGGCAATGATAAAGATTTAAAAATAGGTAGTGTGGTTTCTCAAGATAAGCTGTTAAATGTAATGGCGTTAGGAGGGTCAGCAACAACTAAAGAAGCTAGTAGTAAATCAGTTAGCACAGCAAGAAAGCGTCCTGAGAGTATTGCCGTGAAAGGGGCCGATTTAGAGCAAATAGCCAATTTACAAGGGAATGCTGCATATCGCTTATCGACTATGCGGTTTGATACATATGATCAAAAAAATCAAAATGAGCAAAAATCTGGTAGTTACTATGTTGGTGTAGACTCCGGCAGAATATCAGATCAAAAAGAGAGTTCATTTAGCCTAGTTGAGTTAAATGATTGGTTAAATGATATGGAAGCTACAATCTCATCTGATGCTGACATATCCAGTGCGCTTGTTCATTCATTTGCCAAGCCTGTAGCGGTAAACACTGACCTACAAATTGAAAGCTTAATTTTTGATTTAAGTGAGCTTGAAAGCCCAATAAATATTGCTATAGGTGATGAAGAATTCACGTTAGATAATGATTTTATATATAGAGAATATGATGGTGGTTTTTTATTAGACTCAGATGTTGCAGACAGCGGAATTACTGTTCAATTGCAAGTAGATGAGCCATTTTTAGTTTTATCGTCAGTTTCACCAATGTATTACTCTTTACAAGCTGGAGATGAACCGGATAGCGATATTATTGACCTTTTGACTGAGCGCTTACATAAAGCATTATTAGAAAATGGTGTCGGTTATGCGAAAAACAAATTTTATGAACTTAAACTACCAGTAGAAAATCAATTTAATATTGCCAGTTCTCAATTAGCAAACGTGGTTATAGGGCTAGACTCACTAAAAGGGGCAAACCTCGATGAAAAAGGTTATGACCATAGAGTTTATCAAGTCGTTAACCAGGGTTTCAGTACCAACTCAATTTTTTTATCTTTTAGATCAAATTAA
- a CDS encoding restriction endonuclease subunit S, protein MTQKVMLSDLFKIGSSKRVLKAQWQTSGVPFYRGREITKLSQNGFVDNDLFISEELYAEYATKHGVPTAGDIVITAIGTIGNSYIVREEDRFYFKDASVLWLKRTSDVESKYINLWLKSSLMREQLDEGNGATVDTLTIKKLQGLTLDIPPVPEQKRIVALLDTVFADLEQTRAKTEQNLKNAAELFDSYLNDAFENNFSGVEHDSLNDICELIVDCEHKTAPKQETGYPSIRTPNIGKGVLILEGVNRVSEETYITWTRRAIPQEDDLILAREAPAGNIGVIPKNVKVCLGQRTVLIRPKKDKFLSKYLAFLILSQKVQKQLLSHSTGATVQHINMKDIRAFKIYNLPSLVEQQKVINGIDKILKETKKLEAIYSQKIDNLEELKKSILQKAFSGELTHD, encoded by the coding sequence ATGACTCAAAAAGTTATGTTAAGTGATCTATTCAAAATAGGTTCAAGTAAACGTGTTCTAAAGGCACAGTGGCAAACATCTGGCGTTCCTTTTTACCGCGGTCGTGAAATTACGAAACTTTCGCAAAATGGATTTGTAGATAATGATCTTTTTATTAGCGAAGAGCTTTATGCCGAATATGCCACAAAGCATGGTGTACCAACTGCTGGTGATATAGTAATCACTGCTATAGGTACTATTGGCAATTCTTATATTGTTCGAGAGGAGGATCGGTTTTATTTTAAAGATGCTAGCGTTCTTTGGTTGAAGCGAACTTCTGATGTAGAAAGTAAATATATTAATTTATGGCTGAAATCTTCATTGATGAGAGAACAACTAGATGAAGGGAACGGTGCAACAGTAGATACTTTAACTATTAAAAAGCTCCAAGGTTTAACTCTTGATATCCCCCCAGTCCCAGAACAAAAACGCATTGTGGCATTGCTCGACACCGTGTTTGCCGACTTAGAACAAACTCGCGCTAAAACCGAACAAAACCTAAAAAATGCAGCAGAACTTTTTGATAGTTATTTAAACGATGCGTTTGAAAATAACTTTAGTGGTGTTGAGCATGACTCATTGAATGATATTTGTGAATTAATCGTTGATTGTGAACATAAAACGGCACCAAAGCAAGAAACTGGCTATCCCTCAATTAGAACACCAAATATAGGAAAGGGAGTTTTGATTTTAGAAGGGGTGAATAGAGTTTCTGAAGAGACATATATAACATGGACAAGAAGAGCAATACCGCAGGAAGATGATTTAATACTTGCTCGTGAAGCACCAGCAGGAAATATTGGTGTAATTCCTAAAAATGTAAAGGTGTGTTTAGGCCAAAGGACAGTTTTAATAAGACCTAAAAAAGATAAATTTCTTTCTAAGTATTTGGCCTTTTTGATTCTATCTCAAAAAGTACAAAAACAACTTCTTTCCCACTCTACAGGAGCAACTGTTCAGCATATAAATATGAAAGATATTAGAGCATTTAAAATATACAATCTGCCCTCTTTAGTTGAGCAACAAAAAGTTATAAATGGAATTGATAAAATACTAAAAGAAACAAAAAAATTAGAAGCCATCTACAGCCAAAAAATTGATAATTTGGAAGAATTGAAAAAATCCATTTTACAAAAAGCCTTTAGCGGTGAGTTAACTCACGATTAA